From a single Eleginops maclovinus isolate JMC-PN-2008 ecotype Puerto Natales chromosome 20, JC_Emac_rtc_rv5, whole genome shotgun sequence genomic region:
- the LOC134882954 gene encoding protein FAM107B-like: MEGGLQSSGEGMVKSASAYADLQQHRSDGVQRRPAPGPGSVPQPDYLQGDEDEDLIKPKKLVNPVKASRSHQELHRELMSSCKRGGGAVEMKPELQRVLESRKRDQLIRNRKQEEETHRKISPLEAELQKRHQKLDELDRQQQKEQEDTLKAPEFIKVKENLRRTSFQKEEKEV; encoded by the exons CCTCGGCGTATGCAGACCTGCAGCAGCACCGGTCCGACGGCGTCCAGAGGAGACCAGCGCCGGGGCCCGGCTCCGTCCCCCAGCCCGACTACCTGCAGGGGGACGAGGACGAGGACCTCATCAAACCCAAGAAACTGGTGAATCCCGTCAAAGCTTCCCGGAGTCACCAAGAGCTTCACCGGGAGCTGATGAGCAGCTGCAAgcg AGGCGGGGGGGCGGTGGAGATGAAGCCGGAGCTGCAGAGGGTCCTGGAGTCCAGGAAGAGAGATCAGCTGATCAgaaacaggaagcaggaagaggaaaccCACAGGAAGATTTCCCCTCTGGAGGCCGAGCTGCAGAAGAGGCACCAGAAACTGGacgag ttgGACAGACAGCAACAGAAGGAGCAGGAGGACACCCTGAAAGCTCCAGAGTTCATCAAAGTGAAGGAGAACCTGAGACGGACGTCCTTTcaaaaggaggagaaggaggtgtAA